DNA from Pelodiscus sinensis isolate JC-2024 chromosome 1, ASM4963464v1, whole genome shotgun sequence:
GAAGTTATCCACAGGCCTTGGccatagtttgagaacctctgttaTAGACTTGTAGCACTACTTTAGGCAAATAAGATAGTATGAAATACATTATTCATTTTGTATAGTAAGGATTGTTACAATATTATTGGACAGAATTAAAGTATTATAAATAGTGTGCCAAACAAATACTATTAATTAAATTGTAAATACTATGGAGTTTCCATTCAGCAGTTTTATAAATATTGTAGTGGAGCAAGTAAATGCAGCAGACTTTCCTATATGAAGAAGTCTTAGATGTgtaatgtcttttattttgtAGTTGATGAAGCCTTTGAACAAGAACAAGCAAATCAAGAGCTGAATGAGAGCAATGCTCAGAATACTACTtcagaggaaggaggagaagagcaAGAGGAGGAAGCTGTTCCTTTAACactggaagagagagaaaacaaagatTACCTTAAATCTTTATTTGAAATTTTGATCCTTATGGGCAGACAAAATATTCCTTTGGATGGCCATAATGCTGATGACCTTCCAGAAGGTATCTTCACTCCAGATAATTTCCAAGCACTGTTAGAATGCAGAATAAATGCTGGAGATGAGATTCTAAGAAAACGATTTGAGATGGCTGCAGTAAATCTGGAGTATTGTTCCAAAACTCAACAGAAACAGATGCTTGAGATCTGTGAGAGCTGTGTAAGAGAAGAGACGCTCAGGGAAGTGAGAGACTCCCACTTCTTTTCCATTGTCACTGATGAGGTAGTAGATATAGCTGGTGAGGAACACTTGCCAGTGTTGGTGAGATTTGTTGATGAGTCCCACAATCTGAGAGAAGAATTTGTAGGATTTTTGCCTTATGAGGCAGATGCTGAAATTTTAGCTGTTAAATTCCATAcgactattactgaaaaatgggGTCTAAACATGGAGTACTGTCGAGGTCAAGCGTATATTGTCTCCAGTGGATTTGCTTCAAAAATGAAAATTGTAGCTACAAGACTCTTGGAAAAGTATCCACAAGCTGTTTATACACTCTGTTCTGCTTGTGCTCTAAATGTATGGTTGGCAAAATCAGTTCCTGTTGTTGGCATTTCTATTGCTCTAGGGACAATAGAAGaagtgtgttctttttttaatcagaCACCACAATTGCTAGTAGAACTGGACAATATAATCTCTGTTCTTTTCCAGAACAACGAGGAAAAGAGTAATGAACTAAAAGAGATTTGCCATTCTCAATGGACGGGTAGACATGATACTTTTGAGATTTTAGTTGACCTTATGCAAGCACTGGTGTTGTGCTTGGATGGCATAAGCAGTGATGTGTCTGTCAGATGGAGCAGCTTTGTTGTTGGTCGAGCATTTGTACTTGCAAGTGCGTTAACAGATTTTGACTTCATCGTCACTGTTGtagttttaaaaaacattctGTCTTTTACAAGAGCTTTTGGAAAAAATCTCCAAGGCCAAACATCAGATGTGTTTTTTGCAGCCAGCAGCTTAACAGCAGTGTTGCATTCACTGAATGAAGTGATGGAGAATATTGAAGTTTATCATGAATTTTGGTTTGAAGAAGCAACAAATTTGGCCACAAAGCTGGATGTACAAATTAAACTTCCCGGGAAATTTCGCAGAGCACAGCAAGGTAGTTTGGACTCTGATGTAACATCAGAAAATTACTACAAAGAAGCACTTAGTGTTCCAACTGTAGAGCACATTATTCAGGAATTGAAAGATATATTTTCAGAACAACATCTAAGAGCGCTTAAATGTTTATCTTTAGTTCCCTCAGTCATGGGACAACTAAAATTTAATACATCTGAGGAACATCATGCTGATATGTACAAAAATGATCTACCGAATCCAGATACACTCTGCGCAGAACTTCATTGTTGGAGAATCAAATGGAAGCACAGAGGAAAAGATATCGAGCTTCCAGCTACCATTTATGAAGCACTTCATTTGCCGGACATAAAGTTTTTCCCTAATGTGTATGCATTGCTTAAAGTTCTATGCATCCTTCCAGTGATGAAAGTGGAGAATGAGAAATATGAAGTGGGACGAAGGCGCTTGAAGGCATACTTGAAGAACACCTTGACAGAACAGAGGTCAAGCAACTTAGCTTTGCTTAACATAAACTTTGATATAAAACATGATTTGGATTTAATGGTGGACACCTACATCAAACTCTATCCAGACAAAGTAGAATTTCAAGAAGACTTTCTTCCTTCAAACAATTCAGAAGTAACAGAAGATGCTTAGAAAATAATCTTGAATTAGTTTGTTAAAACAACAGTTTTTCTATTCAGGCTTTAACATCAAAAGGAaaactataaaatatatttaacaaaCTTAATCATTGCAATTGCATTTCCATTTTTGTTCTCAGATTGAACAAGCAGTCTACTGATCCACAGTAAAGTACTATTATGTGAACAGAAACACCTTGGAAAATGAACCCGTGTGGTTCACAAGGACAGTTCTCAAACTCTTCATCTGATTGACATGACTAGGTGCTCATTTATTTTGTTGTGTCATTTTGGAAATGTAATTTGTGATCACTGTGGATCTTATGGGGTTGTTTCATACTCATGCATAAAAAACTGCAGAAAAATGAGGTAGAATTAAATCCATTGCTTAACAGTTACTGGGGTTTTGGTTTGCTTGGAATCTGTTTAAAAGATATGGAGAAAGTATATTTGAATAATTTAGTGGAGAGTGAATTGTATCTCAGTCATCACACCCTGGACTATGTTCTCCATGTAAAATGATTATTTGTGAGTGTAAAGGCACATTAAGGTTTCAGTGGAGGAGCCGGTTGTTCTCAATCACCTGGTTGTTTTGTTTACATTCCTTTGTGTgaactacacagctattttttctctttaagcTTTTAACAGGTCTGAATtgaatattaaatataaaatcCTAAAAGATACTGACTGTAAAAATTATTCCGTAAGCACTAAGCCTATTTGCTTTTGTCTTTACAATTACACAGAATAGGGTGATGCCCCCATATGCATTTTTAAACATAACCTGGAcaaatttaaaaatcagtttgttGTTTGTGGGGAAGTGACTTGGAAGATATTGCTGTTATTTTTGGCACAAAGAAAACAATTTTGTATAGTTTTATTTCAatctaaaataaaatgtgaatttGCTTTTTTTAAGTCGTACtgatatttattaatgaagcaaTACTTCCTATGGAGAGCGTGTGGTggtgtgtttgtttaaaaaaaaaaagtggtttttgTATTACATTGTTCATACAATTCCAGCTAATGGCTTTACATTAAATGGGAGTAAATTTCAATATCTGGTTTGGGAATGAGACATGCAGTATCATCTTTCATTTATATGATACACTACATTGAGTAAgaggtttttaaaaatttaatgtaATATAGTTTTAAATATAACATTCTTcaatataaaaatgtatttgaatgGGACATGTAGTTTTCTTTaacaattattaaaatataaCTTTACTAAACATCAGCCCCCCTTGCCAGTTTTCTTACTATCacacttttgtattttaaaaaaaaaaaaaaagtttctcttaCCCAGTTGTGTGCATCTTTTCCACCATAAACAGGGAAAACAACTGTACAAGAGAAAGTGTTACACAATATACATTGTGTTGTAAAACATACAAAGTGAAGATAGTAGCATTTTCCCATCTTAATCATTGTCACAGGTATCTTAAGTCTGTCAAATCAATGCCATTGTTCCCAGTTTAGCAGGCATTGCACTTGCCAATGTCCTGTGAAGATGCCGCTGTGGTCTGGAAGTACAAGAAAATCCTGGCATCTCTGGACCCGCTGATACACCAAGACCTCAATTCACCGCCATTCTCACATCTTAAATCCAGGAAACTTTTCTGACTGTCAATGCAACCGGAGTCAGACAACAACTGGAAAGTGTAGATCTCTCCTCCACAAATGGAGAATCAGAGAATCACTAAGGGCATTTCTACagtgggagttatttcgaaataacaatgtgagcccCATGATGCTATCATACAGGAACCCCTCGATCCTTCTTACAAGGCTCCttcacaggcctgccttactccagactCCGTGATGGGATACCTTCCCACAAGAAgacaccactaaggaggctgggtcTTGGAAAACACACAGCAGTGTTGCCCATACCCCAAGCTCATGCCTGCACTctcaggcagcatccactcccggGCAAGTGTGGCGATGCAGAGGACACcgatcccctgcatgggaacctgccgggaaggaagaggaagggacCTCAGTACCACTTTCCCTGGGAAGCAGTGTCTACCACTCATACACACTGCCCTCAACACCCtacccctctcctccagtgcccagggatagaagttctctctctgtgggatgttgccactgctggacctggcatgtgCGGGACACAATAGGAAGCCAggccaccctgtccccctcccccatcctgcccgCAGTCTTCTGGCCTGGCCAAGCACATTCCCATCCCAGCTTGTCCCCGGGCTGCGGTGGTAGCAAGACTTCCCATGGATGTCGGTGcacctgcaggaaagtgcctgctcTCTGGGCAacacatggccttgctcaaagcacatccattgtcagaactgagacctttggtgTTGGCTCAGATTAGGGCTAGgtttcatgcacagtgtctcctgggatgactgcctttgtcacttttcttcacagcttgGCCAGCTGTGAGCACAGCATGCTGACAACCTCCCACGCCATCGTCTCAACCCCACGACACCTACAGGCGGAGGCAACCCCACGATGACTTGTTGCAGGAACACCTCGAGTGCCTCCATTCCTTGAACAGGAACTTCAAGGAAGAGTGCCAGGCTAACCAGGAGCTGAGGACGATGATCTGGCAGTATCTGTCCAGCAAGCACGACAACATGTTCCTCCATCATCACTACCATGGAGAGCCTAGTCCTGACTATCAATCGATCCTCCAGCCACCCCTGCcacaccctctccccctttcAACACTCAGCACCAGAACCCAACCCtgtcttctcctcctgctcccctcagggGTCACCGGGGCCCGCAAACATGTGACGTTGGGATCTCCCAGGCAGCTGAAGTGTCCGGAGGTGCttgaggcaggtgccagtcccagccccattcctgagcctctttcttcctttcatcccctctcctaggttctttccccagtcttccCTTGTTATATATTccacaaataaaaataacagtTGGTTTTCAAAGCAAAAAGTCTgttttatttggtctgcaggggaaggtagggatGGAGGAGGAAAGTCACACAGGGACAATACAGAGGCCCCATGCGggaaggcccaggggagagtctcaaaGGTGGCTTTGGCTGAAATTCTCCCTTGGTGCCTCCCTGTTGAGCACAGCCCTGGATGGGCTCACTGAAtggcagcagtgcccagctgcttGTAAGCCCTGGCAagccactcagcctctgccccccaccttgtCAGGAAAGTCTCTCACGtatgtggagcacacagcagcatTACCACCTGGGTACTGAGGTGGCTGAAGGCACCTTCCACAACTATGCGACACCTGCTGAACCTGTTATTAAAGGTGGTCTTTGTGGGGTCCAGGTGttctgtgtagggcttcatcaaccAGGGGAGAAAAGGGTAGGTTGCGTCTCTCACGATGCCCATGGGCATGTCCatctccctgaccctgagggtgTGGTTGCGGGGGgaaagtgccagcatgcatccTGTAGAAGAGGcttgagttcctgaagatgcaggtATTGTGTGCCTTCCCCTGACCACCTAATGTACACATCCGTGAACCAGCTTTtttggtccaccagggcctgcagaatGATGGAAAAGTACTTCTTCCTATTTATATAGTCCAAGGCAcggtggtcaggggccaggatgggaatCCGGGTGCTGTCTATGGCCCCTCCCTCACCCAcacgcagttggggaagcctgtGGCAGCAAAGCACACTTTGATTCTTTGAAAAATGGCACAGAGATTTTTATATATTCTGGAACATAGTTTCTAATACAGTTTATAGAAAgcctttccttttttgtttgacTGCCAGAGCATAGCTGTCAGGGAACCGAGAACTAGAACTACTTAATGCAGCTGTCCTGTTGTCACTCCATGCAAAAGTTTCTGTGAAGATCACAAAGCCCAGAATTGCCAGAAGCAGCCAAATGATTTTAATAGGAATGAAAATAAATCTCTTCATTGGATCAGTTTCAAGAAACAATTACtaacttaaaaataacaaataagtGTGATCCCAAAGTAGGCTTAACATTAGATAATTTCCAGACCTTTAATATTCCCTCTTTCCTCGGGGAAAGAGGGCTTGCAGCATGCACATCATAATTCCATATGTCCTCCCTGTAAAAGTAGCAAAAAGTCAGAAAGAATTAAAAGTAGTAGGTATATCTAtaaagttttaaaattattttaagtatttgcagctttttaaaaaagcttctaGAGTCTTACAGTATTTAAGGGAACATAAATACTGCATGGTTAAGCAATCAGTACAATAATTGCACCTCTAAATGTTGTCCTGTTGTGTGTACaagtttttttaattacattaagTAGGGAAAAAAGTATAATACTCTTATCGTGAATACACATGTATCAATgaaatatttttggttttctACAGCATGTATTAATTGTATTGCCATAAGGGTCCAGTATATCtttgaattaatctttttttATGGTAAATTCTGAGTTTGTCGTCACATCTCCCCTTTCTCTTCAGTCAGCAGCACAGTTGTCTTAAAATGCAATTCAAGGGACAAGGCTAGTAACTATAAACCTCATCTAGTGAGACTGAGGAGGAGGAAAACCCTAGATGCCTATTTCTTTTTTCCACAGTGTTACCTCCACACCCAATGattggagggggtgtgtgtgcactAGACCCTATACCTCACTTCGATAAGACTTGTTGTTCAGGTATATTGAATTTTGGTGGGTATTTTGAGCTATGAGGAAAAAATTCTACCTTGTACTTCAAGTTATTGATGTTGAAGAAGCCCTCCTCCAGTGCAGACCTTCTGGTCCTCCCAGACGAGGCTGTCTTGGGGTCAAGCAGCTTTTTTTCTCCAAGATGACTTTAGGGCTCATCAAGAGCTTCTAAAACAGATAGAGCTGACCTGTGACTTGAGATTGAGGAGCTAAAAGAATCCTCTTAGAGCTTCATTGAcactctggctgcagcagctccatctAACGTGGCAGAGAAATATTATGTGCCAGCCAGTGGGTCTGAGAATCTGTACTTTTGCCACTCTGTGATCCCTTGTGTCTTGACAGCTAATAAGAGGCAGATAGTATCAGTGGCGCACTACTCCCCAAATGGGAACACAAAGAAACCTGCTCTGTTTGGGAGGCAAGTTTATTCAGTAGTGGTCTACAACTCCTTATCTCAAACCAGTATGCCTTACTGGGGAGCTGCAAGACTTAAGGCAGGAATTCTCAGCCCTCTTAGAAGAGGAGAAAGATTCTGGGAAAACATTCTTTCTCCAGGCAGCACTGGACACAACAGACATGGTGGCCTCTGCTGTTGCCATGAAACAATGCTGTCGGCTGTAGTCTTTGGGACTCCCTCAGGAGGTCCAGCAATCTATCCAGGACTTCCCTGTTGAAGGTTCTTTGTTTTCAGACCGACAGGTATGAGACAACCTGGCCTAGTGTGTTATCCTCAGGCCTTTGAGACTCTATGCTCTGTCTACTTTGAGGAAGCACATCAGGCCCCAACAGCTACCACACTTCTCATCTCTACCTCCAGAACAGAACTCTTATAAGAGAAAATGGAGACATTACAAGCGTCATCCACTGCTTCTGTCCACCTTAACCCCCAGCCAAGGTCACATAGGTGGGCCTAAGCAGTTTTTTTTTGAAGTGTTTGGATAAGAGTGCTATATCagttcttcccttccccttcattTTTGGACTGATCATTCCAATTCAGTCTGGCGTGGTCCCCCACAACATTGCTAAATAATGTGGTGATCAGTTATACTCTGCAGTTTTcatccacttctctcttccttccccattcCTATTCAGGGACCTTTTTCATGAGCAACTCCTTGCTCAGGAGGTACAGATCCTCCTATGtatgggggctgtggaggaggtaCCCCAAAACTCTTATTCCTGATTCCAAAGGCCTTCATTTTCTGCTGGACCTGTGTCACCTCAACAGATATCTCAAGAAACTGAGGTTCGGCCTGGTTTCCCTGGTTTCCATCATTTCCTCCCCGGAT
Protein-coding regions in this window:
- the THAP12 gene encoding 52 kDa repressor of the inhibitor of the protein kinase isoform X3, translating into MICRSSPYRTVLRDNAVPTIFDLTSHLNNPHSRHRKRIKELSEDEIRTLKQQKIDEAFEQEQANQELNESNAQNTTSEEGGEEQEEEAVPLTLEERENKDYLKSLFEILILMGRQNIPLDGHNADDLPEGIFTPDNFQALLECRINAGDEILRKRFEMAAVNLEYCSKTQQKQMLEICESCVREETLREVRDSHFFSIVTDEVVDIAGEEHLPVLVRFVDESHNLREEFVGFLPYEADAEILAVKFHTTITEKWGLNMEYCRGQAYIVSSGFASKMKIVATRLLEKYPQAVYTLCSACALNVWLAKSVPVVGISIALGTIEEVCSFFNQTPQLLVELDNIISVLFQNNEEKSNELKEICHSQWTGRHDTFEILVDLMQALVLCLDGISSDVSVRWSSFVVGRAFVLASALTDFDFIVTVVVLKNILSFTRAFGKNLQGQTSDVFFAASSLTAVLHSLNEVMENIEVYHEFWFEEATNLATKLDVQIKLPGKFRRAQQGSLDSDVTSENYYKEALSVPTVEHIIQELKDIFSEQHLRALKCLSLVPSVMGQLKFNTSEEHHADMYKNDLPNPDTLCAELHCWRIKWKHRGKDIELPATIYEALHLPDIKFFPNVYALLKVLCILPVMKVENEKYEVGRRRLKAYLKNTLTEQRSSNLALLNINFDIKHDLDLMVDTYIKLYPDKVEFQEDFLPSNNSEVTEDA
- the THAP12 gene encoding 52 kDa repressor of the inhibitor of the protein kinase isoform X1, which encodes MAILGQSIDPFSPVPFLLAVANTRCFSGNEQNRCQRWVENCRRADLEDKTPDQLNKHYRLCAKHFETSMICRSSPYRTVLRDNAVPTIFDLTSHLNNPHSRHRKRIKELSEDEIRTLKQQKIDEAFEQEQANQELNESNAQNTTSEEGGEEQEEEAVPLTLEERENKDYLKSLFEILILMGRQNIPLDGHNADDLPEGIFTPDNFQALLECRINAGDEILRKRFEMAAVNLEYCSKTQQKQMLEICESCVREETLREVRDSHFFSIVTDEVVDIAGEEHLPVLVRFVDESHNLREEFVGFLPYEADAEILAVKFHTTITEKWGLNMEYCRGQAYIVSSGFASKMKIVATRLLEKYPQAVYTLCSACALNVWLAKSVPVVGISIALGTIEEVCSFFNQTPQLLVELDNIISVLFQNNEEKSNELKEICHSQWTGRHDTFEILVDLMQALVLCLDGISSDVSVRWSSFVVGRAFVLASALTDFDFIVTVVVLKNILSFTRAFGKNLQGQTSDVFFAASSLTAVLHSLNEVMENIEVYHEFWFEEATNLATKLDVQIKLPGKFRRAQQGSLDSDVTSENYYKEALSVPTVEHIIQELKDIFSEQHLRALKCLSLVPSVMGQLKFNTSEEHHADMYKNDLPNPDTLCAELHCWRIKWKHRGKDIELPATIYEALHLPDIKFFPNVYALLKVLCILPVMKVENEKYEVGRRRLKAYLKNTLTEQRSSNLALLNINFDIKHDLDLMVDTYIKLYPDKVEFQEDFLPSNNSEVTEDA
- the THAP12 gene encoding 52 kDa repressor of the inhibitor of the protein kinase isoform X2, with product MPNFCAAPNCTRKSTQSDLAFFRFPRDPVRCQRWVENCRRADLEDKTPDQLNKHYRLCAKHFETSMICRSSPYRTVLRDNAVPTIFDLTSHLNNPHSRHRKRIKELSEDEIRTLKQQKIDEAFEQEQANQELNESNAQNTTSEEGGEEQEEEAVPLTLEERENKDYLKSLFEILILMGRQNIPLDGHNADDLPEGIFTPDNFQALLECRINAGDEILRKRFEMAAVNLEYCSKTQQKQMLEICESCVREETLREVRDSHFFSIVTDEVVDIAGEEHLPVLVRFVDESHNLREEFVGFLPYEADAEILAVKFHTTITEKWGLNMEYCRGQAYIVSSGFASKMKIVATRLLEKYPQAVYTLCSACALNVWLAKSVPVVGISIALGTIEEVCSFFNQTPQLLVELDNIISVLFQNNEEKSNELKEICHSQWTGRHDTFEILVDLMQALVLCLDGISSDVSVRWSSFVVGRAFVLASALTDFDFIVTVVVLKNILSFTRAFGKNLQGQTSDVFFAASSLTAVLHSLNEVMENIEVYHEFWFEEATNLATKLDVQIKLPGKFRRAQQGSLDSDVTSENYYKEALSVPTVEHIIQELKDIFSEQHLRALKCLSLVPSVMGQLKFNTSEEHHADMYKNDLPNPDTLCAELHCWRIKWKHRGKDIELPATIYEALHLPDIKFFPNVYALLKVLCILPVMKVENEKYEVGRRRLKAYLKNTLTEQRSSNLALLNINFDIKHDLDLMVDTYIKLYPDKVEFQEDFLPSNNSEVTEDA